A segment of the Actinomycetota bacterium genome:
TGCATGGGTATCGACAAGTCGAACGGCACGATGTTCCTCGGCTCGGACGGGGCGATCGACGCCAGCTGGCCCCTGGAGGAGAGCCGCCCGCTGTACGACGCGATCGTCGCCGCAGGGGAGGAGTTCCAGAAGAAGACCGGCGGCAACTTCGTCGCCCTGCCGACCTGGTGGCCCCCCTTCCGGCGAAACGTCACGGTGCATGCGCTCGGCGGCTGCGTCCTGTCGGATGGCCCGGAGACCGGCGTCACCAGTGCCGGCCCGGCAACCTTCGGCAAGCTGTTCGGGTACGAGAACCTCTGGGTGGCCGACGGCAGCATCGTGCCGACGGCGGTCGGCGCCAACCCCACGGCCACCATCTCCGCCCTGTGCGAGCGGGTCGCCGAGGGCATCACCGGTATCAAGCCGGACGCGGATCTGTAGCGGTGCTGCGCATCGTCTCCAACGACAAGCTGTCGCTGTTCATGTCGATGGTCGAGCGCCACGTCGGTAAGCCGAAGCACCCGGACGCCCCTCGCAAGGGCCTGGATGATCCGCACCTGCTCGCCGCCACGGTCTACTCCGAGATGAAGCACGAAGGCCAGCCGGTCCCCAAGGTGGCGCCGCCTGAGATCGAGAAGAAGCTGGGCGAGGACGGCCAAAAGGTCTGGGAGTGCACCCGGCTGGCAGGAGAGCTGGCCCTGGCCAAGCTCTCGGGTAACACCGCCCGGGCGCAGCAGCTCGACGACGAGCTGAAGGACAGTGAGTGCGACCCCGGCTGGACCGAGGCCCTCGTCGATTACGAGGAGTACTTCGGCCCGGACGGCCGCAAGCAGGCAATTCCGTACATCCGGTTCAAGGAGCTGGACGACTTCGTCTACGAATCCCTGGCGCCGGACGCCACGGTGGTCCTACTCGGGGACTGGGGGACCGGGATGCCCCCGGCGATTGAGCTCATGGAGCAGATCGCCGCCCACAACCCCGATGCGCTGATCCACCTGGGTGACATCTACTACGCCGGCACCGACAAGGAGGCCGAGGACAACTTCCTGGGCATCATCGACCGCTACCTGGACCGGTCGAGGACGAAGGTCTACACGATCTCCGGCAACCACGAGATGTACTCCGGCGGGGCCGGGTTCTACTCGCTGATCGGCAAGCTGAACCCCGGCCAGCCGCAGGAGGCCAGCTTCTTCGACGTCAAGACGACGGACGGCGCCTGGCAGTTCCTCGCCATGGACACCGCCCTGCACGACCACGACCCGTTCGAGGTCAAGACCGGAATGACCTTCCTCGAGCCGGACGAGCTGGTCTGGCACATCGACAAGATCGAGCGTCAGCACGCCGCCGGGGGCAAGACGATCTTGATATCCCACCACCAGCTCTTCTCGGCCTTCGGCACCATCGGCAACGAGGTCTACCGGCCGGCCGAGGACGCCGCCTACAACACGAATCTGCTGAACGCCTTCCGGACCTCGATGACCGCCGGCAAGGTCGCCGCCTGGTTCTGGGGCCACGAGCACAACCTGGAGATCTACGAACCCTATGGGCCGATGGCCAAGGGCCGGTGCATCGGCCACGGCGCCC
Coding sequences within it:
- a CDS encoding metallophosphoesterase; amino-acid sequence: MLRIVSNDKLSLFMSMVERHVGKPKHPDAPRKGLDDPHLLAATVYSEMKHEGQPVPKVAPPEIEKKLGEDGQKVWECTRLAGELALAKLSGNTARAQQLDDELKDSECDPGWTEALVDYEEYFGPDGRKQAIPYIRFKELDDFVYESLAPDATVVLLGDWGTGMPPAIELMEQIAAHNPDALIHLGDIYYAGTDKEAEDNFLGIIDRYLDRSRTKVYTISGNHEMYSGGAGFYSLIGKLNPGQPQEASFFDVKTTDGAWQFLAMDTALHDHDPFEVKTGMTFLEPDELVWHIDKIERQHAAGGKTILISHHQLFSAFGTIGNEVYRPAEDAAYNTNLLNAFRTSMTAGKVAAWFWGHEHNLEIYEPYGPMAKGRCIGHGALPVWEDDEPYKARTDLDDTPALVKDAAGNEVKLTMNSDGVYDTGFVLVKLAGTKAEVSYYVRSKPGEPIYREVIE